One Tumebacillus sp. BK434 genomic window carries:
- the hutU gene encoding urocanate hydratase, which translates to MTTQQKREIRAPRGTELNAKGWVQEAALRMLMNNLDPEVAERPEDLVVYGGIGKAARNWPAFDAIVRELKRLESDETLLVQSGKPVGVFKTHERAPRVLLSNSVLVPAWANWEHFRELEQKGLMMYGQMTAGSWIYIGTQGILQGTYETFAEAGRQQTGGTLKGTLTLTAGLGGMGGAQPLAVTMNEGVVIAVEIDPTRIERRIQHRYCDVMATTLDEALELANAAKAEGRPLSIGLLGNAAEIYPEFVRRGIKPDFVTDQTSAHDPLNGYVPAGYTLEEAEALRKSDPDKLIALAKQSMAVHVQAMLDLQKLGCTVFDYGNNIRQVAFDEGVKDAFNFPGFVPAYIRPLFCEGKGPFRWAALSGDPEDIKKTDELILKLFPENDHLRRWITMAGEKIAFQGLPARICWLGYGERAKFGLAINEMVKNGELKAPIVIGRDHLDCGSVASPNRETEAMKDGSDAVGDWAILNALINTSAGASWVSVHHGGGVGMGYSLHAGMVVVADGTDAAAERLQAVLTSDPGMGVIRHVDAGYDEAIETAEAHGIRIPMHAQD; encoded by the coding sequence ATGACCACCCAACAAAAACGTGAAATCCGCGCCCCGCGCGGCACCGAACTGAACGCAAAAGGCTGGGTCCAGGAAGCGGCTCTGCGCATGCTGATGAACAACCTCGACCCGGAAGTGGCCGAGCGCCCGGAAGACCTCGTCGTCTATGGCGGCATCGGCAAAGCGGCCCGCAACTGGCCGGCGTTTGACGCGATCGTCCGCGAACTGAAGCGCCTGGAGAGCGATGAGACCTTGCTCGTGCAGTCCGGCAAGCCGGTCGGCGTGTTCAAGACGCATGAGCGCGCACCGCGCGTGCTGCTCTCCAACTCCGTGCTCGTTCCGGCGTGGGCGAACTGGGAGCACTTCCGCGAGCTGGAGCAAAAGGGCCTGATGATGTACGGCCAGATGACCGCCGGCTCCTGGATCTACATCGGTACCCAAGGCATCCTGCAAGGCACCTATGAGACGTTTGCCGAAGCGGGCCGCCAGCAGACGGGCGGGACGCTCAAAGGCACTCTGACCCTGACCGCGGGCCTCGGCGGCATGGGCGGCGCGCAGCCGCTGGCCGTGACGATGAACGAAGGCGTCGTCATCGCCGTCGAGATCGACCCGACCCGCATCGAACGCCGCATCCAGCACCGCTACTGCGACGTGATGGCGACCACGCTCGACGAAGCGCTGGAACTGGCGAACGCCGCGAAAGCGGAAGGCCGCCCGCTGTCGATCGGACTGCTTGGCAACGCGGCTGAGATCTACCCGGAATTTGTGCGCCGCGGCATCAAGCCGGATTTTGTCACCGACCAGACGTCGGCGCATGACCCGCTGAACGGCTACGTCCCGGCCGGCTACACGCTGGAAGAGGCGGAAGCGCTCCGCAAGTCCGACCCGGACAAATTGATCGCGCTGGCGAAGCAAAGCATGGCGGTGCACGTCCAAGCGATGCTCGATCTGCAAAAGCTCGGCTGCACCGTGTTCGACTACGGCAACAACATCCGCCAAGTGGCGTTCGATGAAGGCGTGAAAGACGCGTTTAACTTCCCGGGCTTCGTGCCGGCTTACATCCGCCCGCTGTTCTGCGAAGGCAAAGGCCCGTTCCGCTGGGCGGCGCTGTCCGGCGATCCGGAAGACATCAAGAAGACGGACGAACTGATTCTCAAGCTGTTCCCGGAAAATGACCACCTGCGCCGCTGGATCACCATGGCGGGCGAGAAGATCGCCTTCCAAGGTCTGCCGGCCCGCATCTGCTGGCTCGGCTATGGCGAGCGCGCGAAGTTCGGCCTCGCGATCAATGAGATGGTCAAAAACGGCGAGCTGAAAGCGCCGATCGTCATCGGCCGCGACCACCTCGACTGCGGTTCGGTCGCATCCCCGAACCGCGAGACGGAAGCGATGAAGGACGGCTCCGACGCTGTCGGCGACTGGGCGATCCTCAATGCGCTGATCAACACTTCCGCAGGCGCCTCCTGGGTATCCGTGCACCACGGCGGCGGTGTCGGCATGGGCTACTCGCTGCACGCAGGCATGGTCGTCGTCGCGGACGGCACCGACGCGGCGGCGGAACGCTTGCAGGCGGTCCTGACCTCCGACCCGGGCATGGGCGTCATTCGGCACGTGGACGCAGGCTATGACGAGGCGATCGAAACGGCAGAAGCACACGGCATCCGCATCCCGATGCACGCACAGGACTAA
- the hutI gene encoding imidazolonepropionase, protein MEQLDLLVKGIGRLVTPQGVAPRFGREMNEVTEIENAAVAIHEGRFVLIGTEADVLEQLTGTVIQETIDVGGRLVTPGLVDPHTHLVHGGSREHELALKRSGVPYLEILAQGGGILSTVKATRAASEEELYIKARKSLNEMLLNGVTTVEAKSGYGLTTADELKQLRVAKRLHDTHPVDIVSTFMGGHAVPPEYKGRTDEYVDLIVSEMLPKVADEFLAEFCDVFCEHGVFTVEQSRRILMEGKRNGLMPKIHADEIEPLGGAQLAGEIGAISAEHLLAATDEGLQEMADNGVAPVLLPGTSFNLGLQNHARARDMIDKYNLPVALSTDYNPGSCPTESIQLIIMLASLNLKMTPEEILTACTLNAANALGRSTDIGSVEQGKRADLAIFDAPNIQYLPYHFGINHTFGVIKNGQVAVWDRQIVSSGEEK, encoded by the coding sequence ATGGAACAATTGGATCTGCTGGTCAAAGGCATCGGGCGGCTGGTGACGCCGCAAGGCGTTGCCCCGCGCTTTGGCCGGGAAATGAATGAAGTGACCGAGATCGAGAACGCGGCAGTGGCGATTCACGAAGGCCGGTTCGTCCTGATCGGCACGGAAGCGGACGTGCTGGAGCAACTGACAGGCACCGTCATCCAAGAGACGATCGACGTCGGCGGACGGCTCGTCACGCCGGGTCTCGTCGATCCGCACACACACCTCGTGCACGGCGGCTCGCGTGAACATGAGCTGGCGTTGAAGCGCTCCGGCGTGCCGTACCTGGAGATCCTCGCCCAAGGCGGCGGGATTCTCTCCACGGTCAAAGCCACCCGCGCAGCTTCCGAAGAAGAGCTGTACATCAAGGCGCGCAAGAGCCTCAATGAGATGCTGCTCAACGGCGTGACCACCGTCGAAGCGAAAAGTGGCTACGGCTTGACCACCGCAGATGAGCTGAAGCAGCTGCGCGTTGCGAAACGCCTGCATGACACCCATCCGGTCGACATCGTCTCGACCTTCATGGGCGGGCATGCGGTGCCGCCGGAGTACAAAGGCCGCACCGACGAGTATGTCGACCTGATCGTAAGTGAGATGCTGCCGAAAGTGGCGGACGAGTTCCTCGCCGAATTCTGCGACGTCTTCTGCGAACACGGCGTGTTCACCGTCGAGCAGTCCCGGCGCATCTTGATGGAAGGCAAGCGCAACGGCCTGATGCCGAAAATCCACGCCGACGAGATCGAACCGCTCGGCGGCGCACAGCTGGCCGGGGAGATCGGCGCGATTTCGGCCGAACATCTGCTGGCGGCGACAGACGAAGGCTTGCAGGAGATGGCCGACAACGGCGTGGCGCCGGTGCTCTTGCCGGGCACGTCGTTCAATCTCGGCCTGCAAAACCACGCCCGCGCCCGCGACATGATCGACAAATACAACTTGCCGGTCGCGCTGTCCACCGACTACAATCCGGGCTCCTGCCCGACCGAGTCGATCCAACTGATCATCATGCTGGCGTCGCTGAACTTGAAGATGACGCCGGAGGAGATCCTGACCGCCTGCACGCTCAATGCGGCCAACGCGCTGGGCCGCTCGACCGACATCGGCTCCGTTGAGCAGGGCAAGCGCGCCGACCTGGCGATTTTCGACGCGCCGAACATTCAGTACCTGCCGTACCATTTCGGCATCAACCACACGTTTGGCGTGATCAAAAACGGCCAAGTCGCCGTCTGGGACCGCCAGATCGTCAGCAGCGGGGAGGAGAAGTAG
- the hutG gene encoding formimidoylglutamase produces MSQPIPHLKTPDAAAFRDQMETKVARWIGQWDGTEELVAGVIGIPLSKPSISVSGASTTPAAIRTAFKSFTTYSLEYGVDLQTLAVRDLGDIAMHVTDNAESHRRIEESLRALYQQQPDLIPIIFGGDHSITCPSMKAFVDRHPGKKVGIIHFDAHHDVRNFEDGGVSNGTPFRGILESGIVSGKNIVQIGIRGFMNSKPYHDYVTGHGVTVFTARDVHRQGMEAILNQALEIAGDGTDVLYVSFDVDVIDQAFAPGCPAIGTGGMNPWDAMDALHRLGTLPQVQGLDFVCIDPTVDVRNVTSRLAVQFMLTFLAGVAARPVR; encoded by the coding sequence ATGAGCCAGCCTATCCCGCATTTGAAAACGCCCGATGCGGCAGCCTTCCGCGACCAGATGGAAACGAAAGTCGCCCGCTGGATCGGCCAGTGGGACGGAACGGAAGAGCTGGTCGCCGGCGTGATCGGCATCCCGCTCTCCAAACCGTCGATCTCCGTCTCCGGTGCCTCGACGACGCCGGCTGCGATCCGCACGGCGTTCAAATCGTTCACCACCTACTCGCTGGAGTACGGCGTCGACCTGCAGACCCTGGCTGTCCGCGACTTGGGCGACATCGCGATGCATGTGACCGACAACGCCGAATCACACCGCCGGATCGAGGAAAGTCTGCGGGCGCTGTACCAGCAGCAGCCCGATCTGATCCCGATCATCTTTGGCGGCGACCATTCGATCACCTGTCCGTCGATGAAGGCGTTCGTCGACCGCCATCCGGGGAAAAAGGTGGGCATCATCCATTTTGACGCCCACCATGACGTGCGCAACTTCGAAGACGGCGGCGTTTCGAACGGCACTCCGTTCCGCGGCATCTTGGAGTCGGGCATCGTGAGCGGGAAAAACATCGTGCAGATCGGCATTCGCGGTTTTATGAACTCGAAGCCGTACCACGACTATGTGACCGGACACGGCGTCACCGTCTTTACAGCGCGCGATGTGCATCGCCAAGGGATGGAGGCGATTCTGAACCAAGCGCTGGAGATCGCCGGGGACGGCACCGATGTGCTGTACGTCAGTTTTGATGTCGATGTGATCGACCAGGCTTTTGCGCCGGGCTGTCCGGCGATTGGCACGGGCGGCATGAACCCGTGGGACGCGATGGATGCGCTGCATCGTCTCGGCACACTGCCGCAAGTGCAAGGGCTTGATTTCGTTTGCATCGACCCGACCGTCGATGTGCGCAATGTGACGTCGCGCCTGGCGGTGCAATTTATGCTGACTTTCCTTGCGGGCGTTGCTGCTCGTCCCGTTCGCTAG
- a CDS encoding MFS transporter, giving the protein MADTASFFRNRFVQVIVLSGLFLQIGIWVRNFAILLFVMDQTGGDEKAVSLISVAEFAPIFIFSFIGGAFADRWRPKRTMVWSDLLSALSVFAVMATLMTGLWQAIFFATLVSAILSQFSQPSMLKLFKQHVPEQQMQMGMAMFQTMMSIFMIIGPFLGTLVYQNFGINVSIGIMGIAFLLSAGVLTFIPADKKEVVENKGTSIFTEMKEGFRYVMAKPVLKILGGNFAAAGLALGIMQPLTIFLVTENLGMPKENVQWLMMTNGVAMLLGGGLVMGISKKVPPHALLVIGMVAVTIATAVTGLSTYFPLTLGSQFFAGLFLPCIHIGINTIMLKTTESEFIGRANGILNPLFMGMMVVTMSIAGWLKVTFSLTTAFEIAAGLFFIGILLALPLFKMNLQLKDEPANVAKPAEQV; this is encoded by the coding sequence GTGGCTGATACAGCAAGTTTCTTCCGCAACCGATTCGTACAAGTGATCGTGTTGTCTGGATTGTTTTTGCAAATCGGCATTTGGGTGCGCAACTTTGCGATCTTGTTGTTCGTAATGGATCAGACCGGAGGCGACGAGAAGGCTGTCTCGTTGATCTCGGTCGCCGAGTTTGCGCCGATCTTCATCTTTTCGTTCATCGGCGGCGCGTTTGCCGACCGCTGGCGACCGAAGCGGACGATGGTGTGGTCCGACCTGCTCAGCGCCTTGTCGGTGTTTGCGGTGATGGCGACGCTGATGACCGGCCTTTGGCAGGCGATCTTTTTCGCCACGCTGGTCTCGGCGATCTTGTCGCAGTTCTCGCAGCCGTCGATGCTGAAGCTGTTTAAGCAGCATGTGCCGGAGCAGCAGATGCAGATGGGCATGGCGATGTTTCAAACGATGATGTCGATCTTTATGATCATCGGGCCGTTTCTCGGCACGCTGGTCTACCAGAACTTCGGCATCAACGTCTCGATCGGGATCATGGGCATCGCATTCCTGCTGTCGGCAGGGGTATTGACGTTCATCCCGGCCGACAAAAAAGAAGTGGTCGAGAACAAAGGGACCTCGATCTTCACCGAGATGAAGGAAGGCTTCCGCTACGTGATGGCCAAACCGGTGCTGAAAATCCTCGGCGGCAACTTTGCGGCAGCAGGGTTGGCGCTGGGCATCATGCAGCCGCTGACGATCTTCCTCGTCACGGAGAATCTGGGGATGCCGAAAGAAAATGTGCAATGGCTGATGATGACCAACGGCGTGGCGATGCTGCTCGGCGGCGGTCTGGTCATGGGGATCTCGAAAAAAGTGCCGCCGCATGCGCTGCTCGTCATCGGGATGGTCGCAGTGACGATCGCGACGGCGGTCACCGGCTTGTCGACCTACTTCCCGCTGACGCTCGGCTCGCAGTTCTTTGCCGGACTGTTCCTGCCGTGCATTCACATCGGGATCAACACGATCATGCTCAAGACGACCGAGTCGGAATTTATCGGTCGTGCCAACGGGATTCTGAACCCGCTGTTCATGGGGATGATGGTAGTGACGATGAGTATCGCCGGCTGGCTGAAAGTGACGTTCTCGCTGACCACAGCGTTCGAAATCGCGGCCGGGCTGTTCTTTATCGGCATCCTGCTGGCGTTGCCGCTCTTTAAGATGAATCTTCAACTCAAAGACGAACCGGCAAACGTTGCAAAACCTGCCGAGCAGGTGTAA